The DNA window CTTCGTTGGAACCCATGGCAATGTTGGTGCAGCGGACACCTGATCTCTGTACGAGATTGTCTACCTTGTAACTGGCATCGAAACCAGGGCTGGACACCAGGGCAATGGGGAGGCTAGCAGAAACTTGGCTAACCGTCTCCTTCAAGTCTTCCACAATTTCAAAGGTATCAGAGCCGAATACAAGCGTGGCGAAGCGCTCGGCCGCGGGAACAAAGCGATCCATACGGAAAAGCTTAACAAGCAGCAGAGAGTACAGAGCCCGATCCATCCCCGTAGTACCTTCCTCCCAAACCATGGGCACCACGCTCTCGGCCACCTCTTCAGTAAGGAAACCCTCCCAATCACTGCTTGGAACAGCATCAAGTTTGTCCTTCAGTACGCTAAGCTTCCTGGCATCCTGGAAAGCAGCCTCCCTGGACTCTGGGTGAGAAGAAAGATCAGTGCCAGCGATTCGGTCATCAAGGATCACATCAATCATCGACTTGTCCATCTTGTAGGGCGAAGCTTGAGCGAGAAGCATGGCCAGAGTGATGCGGTCCTTCTGAAGCAGGCCAAGTGCCGTTCTCTTGAATGTATTGACAAACAGATCCTTGACGATAATATCTCGGCGACCGTTGTGATTAGTCTCCTTGGCCAGATTCTTGTTGCCTCGCAGCACCGATTGGAAAATGTCCAAAAAGTACTGAAGTGAAAACTGGTAAAAGTGGTTGATGTAGTGCAACTGCTCCAAGACGGAGAATACAGCACTGCAAGACTTGGCAATCACGCTGTACTGCTGCGTAATCTCTTCCACTTCGGCCATGACGCCTTCCGTATTGCGCATCTTGTCGGAGATTTCTGCCGCCTCCGTCTTCAGCGTCTCCAGAGTTTCAATTACCTTGTCGTCGTCCAGAATGTTACCGCGGGACTCATTGagggcctgcagcagctgcttctcgagTTGTCGAAGATGGACCTTGAACTCGCCTTGCAGCTTAATGAGATTGGACCGTCGCTCGTCCACGTCAGGACGCTCCGACTTGAGCACGTCGTTGAGTGACTGAGTCTGGAGACTGCTCTGGGTAACAGTAAAGTTGACAAACGTGGTACGACTGCAAATGTCCGGCGCAAAAGTAGCCGACGGATCTCTAGTGGAGAGATAGAGCTTGAACGATGGCGAAAAGTCAATGTCTTGCTTGCCGAGCTGGATGAGGACACGGCCACCAGTTCGCTGGTATTCCTTGTTCAAGACGTGGTTGAGAATAGGGTCCAGATGCTCAGCGTCCTGGATAAGAATCGGGTTACCGAATCGCAGCGAACTCTCAAGCTGTTTGGTAAAAGTATCGTCCAAAAAGCTGGTGACTGTCAAGCGACGGTCCTTGCACTCCTTCTGCAAGAACTCGGTGACTCTTCCGGAAGGATCAATAATGAGCGGGTATCGGTTGAAGCGCTTGAGAATAATGGCATTCTCCGTGCACAAGTCATCAACCGGCAGCGTGTTCTCTTGCCATCCAAGTCGCTCATCTGCGCTCGACAGGTACTCCGTCACCGGGTTGGGGGACTTGAACTGGATACCAGACAAGTCCAGTTGATGATACCAGTCGTCAACCATGTTCTTTCGGAACGTCTGGTCGTAGAGACCGCTATAAGCCAAGAACGCCGAAGCGACGAGAACATCTCCCACAAGCGTGCTGATCTGCGTCTCAAACGACTTGCTTCCTTCCTCCCAACGACCTCTCTCAGAGGACAGGCTGTCGAGAAGTCTTACACTTCGATCGACCTTGAACTGCACCTTTGACATCTCCGACTTGATAGCCTGTGTCTCACTGATGAGAGTGGCATACTCGGTCTTGTAAGTATTGATGCTGGCCTCAAGCTCCGCAATGTTCTTCTCCACGGCCATGGCATTGGCCTTTGTCTCGAGCGCCTGCTCCTCCAACTGCGCAACTTCCTCTCTGAGAGGTCCAACGCGGTCCAAGATTTCCGAATAGCTGACCTGTGCAATGACCCACTGGACGAGGGGACCACAGGCTCTGGAAGCGTGATTGACCTTTTCAAAAGTAAACTCTGGGTTCGACAGGAAATCGTTGCGCATCCTGTTTCTCAGTCCCTTGGTCATCATCTTTCCATTGTCAaacatgatgatgctggcaaTAAAGTCTTCCTTTCGAATCACCGCTTGCACCGCCTTCCAATCGTTGATTTTGTGTCCGAGCAAGGCGCAAACGGCATCCAGGGCAAGCTTGACACTCTGAGGAGGGCTCGACATGCCTCGCACTTCGACCAAATGCTGTCGCTTAATGCTGCTGACGCttgccttggcctcctcaacTGCTGGTTCTGCCTTTGCCAGGTCCTCCAGCACAACCTTCTTCCGCATTGCCACCTCTgcctcctgcttctccaatGCCGTCTGGATCTCCAAAGAGGTAGTCTTCCTCTGCTCCGCCTCTCGCTGATCTGCAACCATtcgctgcagcttctcgttTGCCTCTGCGTCTTTCTGTTCAAGCTGTGACTTCTTCTCAGCAAGACTGGTACGCAAATCGCGAACCTTGTCTACAGTGTCTCTCAGTTTCTCAAGACCAACATTCAAATgtctctgctgctcctccagatCCTCTCGTTTTTCGTTGTACAGCTTGACGTACTGCGTAACAAAGTCCAAGTAGTGACGTGGAGTCAAAAAGGTGAGCTTGTTTTGCTGCTTCAGAAGCTTCTGGTTGTACTGGTGCAATGAGTGATGGATATACACCATCGAGTTGACGACCGTCTCACGATGTGACGGTGGTAGCTGCAAGCCGCGGTAAGCCACTGGGATTGTATCAGGGGCGTTGAAATTGCTCTTGTCCAGATCGATAGAGTGCGTGAGTTCGTGGCCAACCTGGAACAACGCCTGGTCCGACCAATCTCCAAACCAGTTCAGCACACATCTGTTGAACAAGGCCGGACTGGTGGCGGCCTTTCCTCCAAGACCCCCTTCGGGCGGGTTCATGGTAAAGACGACGTGCAGGTTATTGACAATCTGCTGAGTAAACCACTTGTACAGCTCCTCTGGCGAGTCCAGGTGCAAGTTCTGTCGCTGAGCACCTTCCTTGCAAGCCGTCATCAAGGCAACGTACTCATCTCCCTCAAAGAGACCGGGTACCTCGGCGTTGGCAAGCAGGGTATTCATACGTTCCAAGAATCCAGAGTCCAAGACGTTGGCCTCGTCCATGATGAAACAAATCTTCTCGCCCTTGCAACCACATCGCCGTAGCACATCACGCAAgtcctcgtcaaagtcttCTCCAGAGTATTTGCCGTGGACCTTGATCTGGAACACCTTGAGACCGTTCATCCAGGCCACAAATCGCGACAGCGTAGTCTTTCCAGAGCCACTGACACCAATGAGAATCAAGTGACCCTGTGGCTGTCGGAAGACACGATCAATTCGCAAGACATGCTCCAACACATCGTTGAAGAGAATAAGCGGGAcgtcgacttcttcttcgcagAACGTCTTGAGTCGAGCAGACACAAAGTCTCTGAGCTGCTCTCGATCAACAGGAACATAGTTCTTGGACAGCCAGTTAGAGTACAGGATGGGACCGCCAAGCGCCTTTTCTTCGTCCATGGTGGGGAAGTATTCAAGAGCAATGCGATGAACAGCCTCTTCCGTCCAGTTGCGCTCCTCCTCGTTCACAAGACGATCCTGGAAGAGTCGAAGAGCCTCATGAGCCCAGATGCGGATGAGGCCTTCCAGTGATAACGCCTCAAGGGGCTTAATCGCCTCATACACACCGCGAACCCAACGAGTAAGCTCACGAGGACTGTACACGTAATGAGGTTGAATCTTGGGCGTGAATCTCTGCTGAGATTCCAAGTAGAAGCGGACCATGGCATGTGTGACCGATTCGGCGTAACCACGCAATGAGGGAATAATCTTGAGCACAGCTGCATTGAATGTGCCGTAAATCTGGTTGAGAGAGAGCTCGCCTGGGTAATCCACCATGACAAGAGGAGCATGGCGAAGGAATCGGGCACCCATGGGTGTACGTCCGGCATCGGTAGGCGGGTTACAAGCTCCAACAAACTGGATACGGTCAAGAGTAACCCATGACTTGTCAGAAGTACGCCAGAAGCCGTTGTGCTCAACAAGTTGACGCAAGAATGAGATGGCTCGTTGAGTGCCATACTTGTCAGGGGCCGGAAGATTGATTTCATCGCAAAAGATGACCAGCCAGCGACCAATCTGGGTAGGAGACAGCATAACACCGTTGAGTGTCTTCTTGTACTCGCAGTATTGTTCAAATGTCTTGATCAGCAGATCAGGCGTCGTAGCGCTGGAAAAGTTGAGACCAACAACCTCCATGTTTGGCAGCTTGCGAAGGGCACTGAAAAGCGTCATTGTTTTACCGGAACCGGGAGGACCgcacagcagcaacggcTTATGCTCAGCCAGCCAAGAGTAGAGAACATCTTCATGACGCACGGTATCCAAAGTCGGGATAACCACGTCGGTTTGAATGATGGAGTGTGTGTTGACCTCAATGGTAGGCACCTGGTTTTGCCATGGCGTCCACTCAGCCTGTGGCAATAGTACGTCAAAGTCAATAAGCGAGCTCGTGCCGTCCAGAGGCGGCGAACCAAAGTTGGCAAAGGCGCAGATGTCGTCACCGAATAGCTTTCGATCACCGAGTGGGCAGTCTCCCGTAAGCGCCCAAACCAGCGCAAggagcagcttctttgccatgaAGCCCTCAATTTGGTCATACTCGAGAGCAAAGTCGGCGTGCTGTCCGTTGTATTCAATAATGTCTCGGCAAGCCTTGTTCAATAGTGAGAACAAAGTATTGAGGACACGCGCGACGGTAAACTCCATGATGTGGTTGTATTGCTGAGCACGCTCCAGAGCCTGGTTGACAAAATCTTCTTCAGTCAAGTAGCCATTAAGCATGTCAGCAACTTGGGCCTGTACAGCCAACGTCTTGGCCGGGCTTTGGCCTGTGGCAACACTATCCTCATCCAAGTCCTCAAAGGGCACGCTGCGGAGAGTCTCGATGTAGTTGGTAACCATCATGTTCGGCGAAACGGTATCCTCGCTAAACCAAACCATACCACATCGACTAACAGTGGCGAGAGTTGCATACTTCAACGTCTCGACTTCAAACATGATGCGGACATTGGGCGGCAAGTTGAGACGCTCTCCGTTGGGCAAGGTCAGCAACTTGTTGTCGTCGAGCACACTGTTCAAGTTTTCAACCCACTCAGGGTCAACATCTCCGTCAAAGACAATCCAGTGCCTCTTTGAGTCTTCGCCACGAAGGTTGTCCACGATTTTACGGAGAATGCTAGTGAAGAGACCATCTGTCCACTCTCGCGTGGTCGAATCCAAGTTACCGTAAAGGGCCTCCTTGGACATGACCTTGGAGTCAATGACGTGCGAAACACCTTCGACATTTTCAACCTTTTGTAGAGCATCAAGCAAGAGCCTCCAAGCAGCAGACTTTCCGGTACCAGAATTACCAACCATCATAACACCATGGTGAATCTTTTGAATCTGGTACAGTTGGAGGACCTTGGTCATCCACAGATCAGTGACGACGAGATGGCGCTCAGCGGCAAGTGTACGGATGGCCGCCTCGAGATCAACAAGATTAGCAGGCACATATTGAACACCAGGGAAGCAGTCTTCTTCAATGTTGATCATGATGTCGACATCTGACTTGATCAACTTGGGCGCAATTGTCTCACGAATACTCTGCACGAGAATTTCAGGCTCGACAatctcttcaacgccaagatCGCCATTGCTCAAACGAGAGCGCTTGAGGCCACCAGAGCTGACCAAAACACTCTTCAACGCACGAAGACCGAAATCGTAGTGAGCTTGCTTCGACAGCTCCTTTGAACACTTGTCGAAGAAAGGAACCGTCTGCTTCGACAGGCGCTTAGCCTGGCCAAAGCCTTGCGAGTACAGCATGACTTCGGCAATGAGCTCCTTGTCGGGCTTGGACATGGCAACACTTCGgaagagcttcttcaagttgTCAGGCAGGTTGGAACGACCAGCATAACCGGGGTTcatggtgatgaagatgcccgtGTTCTCATTGACGCGAAGCTGTCGGCCAACCAACTCAATCTGCGACTTGTCGTTCTCGGCTCCCTGCTTCAGACCGAGCTGGATGTTTTGAATCTGCTGCGAAACAGCAGACAAGATCCTCTCTTCGAGACGGTTAAACTCGTCGAAACAGCCCCAAGCACCAACTTGGCAAATACCCAAGAAAATACGGCCCATGGCCTGGAAGTCAAAGGTGTCGTCACAACAGAAGACAAGCGTAAATCTTCCGAGCTGGACACCCAAAGCCTTGACGGATTCCGTCTTTCCTGTACCGGCAGGACCGTATGGCGAACCTCCAAGACGTTGGCAGAGGGCTTGAGTAAGCGTGAGAAAACAGCGGTCAGTAAGGGGAGTCCGAACGAGACGATCGGGAACACCGAGGTACTCGAAGCCGTAGTTGAGCTTGGCATTGGCCATCTTGATGTACAAGCGGTTAAGGAAGGGCCCATCCGGGGTATAGACATAGCGCATCTGAAGTTGCCAGAGGTGGTGGCTGGGCGAATCAGCCTTGGTAttgaccagcttctcaatcaCATCTCGCTGGTGAACGCATTCCGTAATGAGCTGTTCGCACTTTTTGCGTTGAAGAATCTCGAGATCTCCCAAAACAGTCTCTGCGAGGACACGAAGAACTTGCACTTCCCGCTCGAAAAGGGTTTGCAGTGTTTGGCCGCCAGCAGTAAGTGATGCATCAACGGCCGTTGTCCAGGCAGCCTGAGTAGCAAGGACAACGATTTGACTAGGGAATGCGTCCATAAACGTAACGAGAGCTTCCCGGTCAATATTTTCAGATTCGAAAATAGGAGTGTATTCCTCAAcggccttggccagcagctctgcAAGCGTCTGCTTCATTCCACTCTCCAGCAGGGCAAGCCAGTCGTTGATCCTGGGCGTCTTTTGCACAGAAATCTCTTTATTTAGCATGACAGTCTCGTCTTCTTTCGAAGTGAAGCCGGAGATGACTCCTTCGTCATCCATGATGAGGCCTGCCAATCCAGCAAACATCTTCTTGAAGTGCTTGGCAATACGCAGTGTATCGTTGCTGTTACCAATCATCTCCAACAAATCTTCGTCACCAACAAAGTAGAATCTAGGGAAAGAGACACGCTCCTTCTCCAGATATTCACCTAGGGCCTTTTGGATCTTGTTCAACATTTCCGCCAAACGCTCCAAGGATTTTTGGGCATTGGGGATGTTGAGCACATCGAGGACGTAAGGCGTCTTGttggccttcttcatgaCGGCCAAAAATTCGCTGTTAATGTTCTGGAAACGGCCGGATTCGATGGGGAGGAGGTGCTTGATATCAGCATTTCCAGTGAAGACGCCCTCGAGGTAAACCCACTGGCGCTGCACATCAATCCAGACATCAAATAGCACATGAACACGGTTCAGCTTGTCTTCCCAAGCCACCGCGTCTTCTTCGAATTCTTTGTAGTAAGGCGAGTGCTTCATAGCCTGGAGAGAGTTCAAATTCTCACTGCACTTGGCGAACAGGTCGTCCCAACCTCGGATGAGCCTACACTTATTCTGATAGTTGACCATCTCGAGAGCGTAATTCTGCCAAGTTTCACGAACTTGTTTGAGGAACTCTTCAAGAGCCATCTCACCCTGGGCCTGGGCAATGATGTCCTTGACGATGATTTCGGTGGCGGTGAGGTTAAGGTCCCAAACATCGCCGAGGGTCATGGAGCTAGGTGAAAAGCGCTTCTGAGGTTTGATTTGCTTGTAAATCTTGTGCCAGTGACGCTCACGAATGGCATCGGACTTTAGGTCAGACAAGATGTTGTTGACCTTGAGGAATCCACGCAAAACGCCTTGGACGTGTTCAAAAGCGGCATACTGCCTCATTCTACTTGGCATATCCTTTGTGCTCTTGATCAAGTCGTCCACCTTTTGGCGAATCTTTCTTGGCTGAACAGCAGTCCACAACATGTCTCGAGTCTCATTGAGACTGGTCCAAATGGTGGAAAGGTTGGACCAGACGGATCGGAAATCGCGAACTTCCTCCAAAGTAACCTCCAAGATGCTGTCATTATTGCCGGGAATGTCGAGAGCCTCTCTTGCCTTCATGACCTGCTGGAATTCCTCCTGCAGGGCCGTAATGCGAGTTTCAAAAGTCGTCAGCGTAGCAGAGGCGACATCGGGCTGGATGGTTCCCGAAACAGGTTTCTCCTCGTTCCACTGGCCAACAACCTCTGTGATACGCTCGTTGATTAGCTTATCCTGAGCAATGATGTTTGCTCGCATTGCATCAGACTGTTCCTCCATAATCTtggacttcttctccaaaatCTCCTTGAGGGCTTCCCATTGGCTCTCAATCTGTTCAATGTGAAGCCAGTCATTGGGGAACGGGTAGCGCTGCCTCACCAAGGTAGACTGTCCCTGGCGGAACATGTCAATCTCGGGCGCCCACAGCTTCGCATTGCGCCGACAGCTCTGCACGGCCGTGATGAACTGGACAGCCGCCGCAGTAGATGATGTGTCTGAGCTCTGGCCTTCAAGATTCTTTC is part of the Trichoderma atroviride chromosome 1, complete sequence genome and encodes:
- a CDS encoding uncharacterized protein (BUSCO:EOG092D0072), producing MEVSSVSVPGSSLGGATNGNGASIPAPSSPTPTPTPFPTIEPERVVDHLAAICEIALGASRADLELPGNLLHKASYGETISRCTRFANDTLNVLYIQKDVVQAGALENGAENGESIEHPSIDAAAPTTYDYTLSTEITSTPTTVATLILLKASQAIDSSRPLTSQIFITNLPGPASLNAASGEQGVALSPWEVLHSQVHHALVPYFDANSKSQLLANGSRGRDVDAKTGIPVTKKRLNDLELSLLHLQQNVDIPEISLTFHSLIQNVLDDAQVTETKPSMEAIPKTLLQDSSFLNKLQANVNTWIKSIQGITKLTKETSSNAVQEFSTASQEVNFWLSMESALEGIEDQLRSEGVLLTLDVLKHAKRFQATVSFVADTGLKEAKEKAQKYNQLMRDFPLDELLSAPSLLKVEEAITQIFAHLMKKLRVCPYPIRRALSLAQAISADLNDVLLRLLPGVELVNLGYPEFQNVMRTCDSIFAAWEDNIKEFTHLARMLIIRRNEKRIPINVEKNHSELESRIKYVSAFRDNHEQLQRTIVNVLGPKAIIPGVVTDVSSSSPATAGAVIEEMGDVDAVEEVKRAWEALQNVDLLDVTDQGKERWAQAENLYNERTTRVENSIIARLRDRLATAKTANEMFRVFSKFNALFVRPKIRGAIQEYQNQLMDHVKQAINGLHERFKQQYGHSESHAMAQLRDLPPVSGAIIWARQIELQLDGYMKKVEAVLGPDWTLHAEGHKLREESELFKNKLDTGRIYDAWLADANRRKISIAGQLFNINRVRSAGGILELNVNFDPQIITLFKETRNLTWQSYLVPHAVTTVSKDAKRVYPYAVSLMEGVRTLSQTLRQVSEMGEEAILLNGYKNEVYKLIADGVPLRWESFVNSHELFYADQRQIRPLLPGTTGFSAAKNAESKHGMFIWGFAAAVSVLQSKTATLSSIYATIEQALKDLGTCPYDAAAFQAHLDTIQAAVDQLNLEQYANLDFWVRGVNHKVQTILLERLSTAVQAWIAAFEEDVPADDRRKLSKEDEKDGPTMKRLILEITMRNQVIYLDPPLEYARASWFLHLHDWLGIVCNLRKIKATRYQMSLSTETNEEARFTDLPSHCADMLHNVYVSVEKKLREVSIYVDKWLQFQSLWDLQSDQVYDMLGDHLPRWLECLQDIRKVRTTFDTQEVSRSFGHITIDYDQVQTKVNAKYDQWQQEILMKFANRLGNRMRDINADIEKARKNLEGQSSDTSSTAAAVQFITAVQSCRRNAKLWAPEIDMFRQGQSTLVRQRYPFPNDWLHIEQIESQWEALKEILEKKSKIMEEQSDAMRANIIAQDKLINERITEVVGQWNEEKPVSGTIQPDVASATLTTFETRITALQEEFQQVMKAREALDIPGNNDSILEVTLEEVRDFRSVWSNLSTIWTSLNETRDMLWTAVQPRKIRQKVDDLIKSTKDMPSRMRQYAAFEHVQGVLRGFLKVNNILSDLKSDAIRERHWHKIYKQIKPQKRFSPSSMTLGDVWDLNLTATEIIVKDIIAQAQGEMALEEFLKQVRETWQNYALEMVNYQNKCRLIRGWDDLFAKCSENLNSLQAMKHSPYYKEFEEDAVAWEDKLNRVHVLFDVWIDVQRQWVYLEGVFTGNADIKHLLPIESGRFQNINSEFLAVMKKANKTPYVLDVLNIPNAQKSLERLAEMLNKIQKALGEYLEKERVSFPRFYFVGDEDLLEMIGNSNDTLRIAKHFKKMFAGLAGLIMDDEGVISGFTSKEDETVMLNKEISVQKTPRINDWLALLESGMKQTLAELLAKAVEEYTPIFESENIDREALVTFMDAFPSQIVVLATQAAWTTAVDASLTAGGQTLQTLFEREVQVLRVLAETVLGDLEILQRKKCEQLITECVHQRDVIEKLVNTKADSPSHHLWQLQMRYVYTPDGPFLNRLYIKMANAKLNYGFEYLGVPDRLVRTPLTDRCFLTLTQALCQRLGGSPYGPAGTGKTESVKALGVQLGRFTLVFCCDDTFDFQAMGRIFLGICQVGAWGCFDEFNRLEERILSAVSQQIQNIQLGLKQGAENDKSQIELVGRQLRVNENTGIFITMNPGYAGRSNLPDNLKKLFRSVAMSKPDKELIAEVMLYSQGFGQAKRLSKQTVPFFDKCSKELSKQAHYDFGLRALKSVLVSSGGLKRSRLSNGDLGVEEIVEPEILVQSIRETIAPKLIKSDVDIMINIEEDCFPGVQYVPANLVDLEAAIRTLAAERHLVVTDLWMTKVLQLYQIQKIHHGVMMVGNSGTGKSAAWRLLLDALQKVENVEGVSHVIDSKVMSKEALYGNLDSTTREWTDGLFTSILRKIVDNLRGEDSKRHWIVFDGDVDPEWVENLNSVLDDNKLLTLPNGERLNLPPNVRIMFEVETLKYATLATVSRCGMVWFSEDTVSPNMMVTNYIETLRSVPFEDLDEDSVATGQSPAKTLAVQAQVADMLNGYLTEEDFVNQALERAQQYNHIMEFTVARVLNTLFSLLNKACRDIIEYNGQHADFALEYDQIEGFMAKKLLLALVWALTGDCPLGDRKLFGDDICAFANFGSPPLDGTSSLIDFDVLLPQAEWTPWQNQVPTIEVNTHSIIQTDVVIPTLDTVRHEDVLYSWLAEHKPLLLCGPPGSGKTMTLFSALRKLPNMEVVGLNFSSATTPDLLIKTFEQYCEYKKTLNGVMLSPTQIGRWLVIFCDEINLPAPDKYGTQRAISFLRQLVEHNGFWRTSDKSWVTLDRIQFVGACNPPTDAGRTPMGARFLRHAPLVMVDYPGELSLNQIYGTFNAAVLKIIPSLRGYAESVTHAMVRFYLESQQRFTPKIQPHYVYSPRELTRWVRGVYEAIKPLEALSLEGLIRIWAHEALRLFQDRLVNEEERNWTEEAVHRIALEYFPTMDEEKALGGPILYSNWLSKNYVPVDREQLRDFVSARLKTFCEEEVDVPLILFNDVLEHVLRIDRVFRQPQGHLILIGVSGSGKTTLSRFVAWMNGLKVFQIKVHGKYSGEDFDEDLRDVLRRCGCKGEKICFIMDEANVLDSGFLERMNTLLANAEVPGLFEGDEYVALMTACKEGAQRQNLHLDSPEELYKWFTQQIVNNLHVVFTMNPPEGGLGGKAATSPALFNRCVLNWFGDWSDQALFQVGHELTHSIDLDKSNFNAPDTIPVAYRGLQLPPSHRETVVNSMVYIHHSLHQYNQKLLKQQNKLTFLTPRHYLDFVTQYVKLYNEKREDLEEQQRHLNVGLEKLRDTVDKVRDLRTSLAEKKSQLEQKDAEANEKLQRMVADQREAEQRKTTSLEIQTALEKQEAEVAMRKKVVLEDLAKAEPAVEEAKASVSSIKRQHLVEVRGMSSPPQSVKLALDAVCALLGHKINDWKAVQAVIRKEDFIASIIMFDNGKMMTKGLRNRMRNDFLSNPEFTFEKVNHASRACGPLVQWVIAQVSYSEILDRVGPLREEVAQLEEQALETKANAMAVEKNIAELEASINTYKTEYATLISETQAIKSEMSKVQFKVDRSVRLLDSLSSERGRWEEGSKSFETQISTLVGDVLVASAFLAYSGLYDQTFRKNMVDDWYHQLDLSGIQFKSPNPVTEYLSSADERLGWQENTLPVDDLCTENAIILKRFNRYPLIIDPSGRVTEFLQKECKDRRLTVTSFLDDTFTKQLESSLRFGNPILIQDAEHLDPILNHVLNKEYQRTGGRVLIQLGKQDIDFSPSFKLYLSTRDPSATFAPDICSRTTFVNFTVTQSSLQTQSLNDVLKSERPDVDERRSNLIKLQGEFKVHLRQLEKQLLQALNESRGNILDDDKVIETLETLKTEAAEISDKMRNTEGVMAEVEEITQQYSVIAKSCSAVFSVLEQLHYINHFYQFSLQYFLDIFQSVLRGNKNLAKETNHNGRRDIIVKDLFVNTFKRTALGLLQKDRITLAMLLAQASPYKMDKSMIDVILDDRIAGTDLSSHPESREAAFQDARKLSVLKDKLDAVPSSDWEGFLTEEVAESVVPMVWEEGTTGMDRALYSLLLVKLFRMDRFVPAAERFATLVFGSDTFEIVEDLKETVSQVSASLPIALVSSPGFDASYKVDNLVQRSGVRCTNIAMGSNEGLASADKAVSSAAETGSWVLIKNVHLAPTWLQSLEKRMESLNPHSDFRLFLSMESSPKIPVNLLRASRVLMYEQPAGVRANMKDSMSSLSTRAVKSPVERTRLYLLVSFLHAVVQERLRYAPSLGWKGFWEFNDSDYECCAFIVDVWIESVAGNRTNIAPQNIPWEMLRYLVTETYGGKIDDEDDFKLLGQLVTSVLTPAAYDTDHKLVEGPDELLVPSGTGLQDFNAWIHKLPEREPPTYLGLPANAEKLLLVGLGRSLVENLRKVTGLLDENERLVTDS